The genomic DNA CCTGTTATAATGGTCATAATTTCATTTTTAAAGGATAGGTATTCAATGGAACGATTTGAAACATTTCGTAATGTAATCACTCGATTTTGGAGAAACACGCATATCACCCAATTTTTATTATTACTTCTATTAGTTTTTGTATTATTTGCGATTCTTTATTTTGCTTTCCTGGCAAGCCAAGCAAATGTACAAACCTTAAAGGAAGGGTTAAAACAATCAACAGTTATATACGACAAGGACGGAGACGTCGCCACAGAGATTAGCACAAACCGAAATAAAGGCGTGGAGATTTCAGAACTCCCTGATTATGTTGGCAACGCAGTTGTTGCTATTGAGGATCACCGTTTCTATGTGCATAACGGATTTGACCTGAAAGGTATTACACGGGCTTTCTTTAAGAATTTATTTGCTGGTCGTATTACGGGAGGCGGTAGTACATTAACCCAGCAATTAACCAAAAATGCTCTACTCTCTCCTGAGAGAACGTATAAAAGAAAAATTGAAGAATTATTTCTCGCCCTAGAAATCGAAAAGAAATACGAAAAAGATGAAATCCTTCAGATGTATATTAATCAAGTATATTTTGGACATGGGGCATGGGGAATTGATCAAGCTGCCGCCAAGTATTTTAACAAAACTGCTAGTGAGTTAACTATTAGTGAATCCGCATTGCTTGCTGGACTACTTCAGGCTCCTTCTGCACGTAACCCATATCAAAATTATGATGCAGCAATTGAACGCAGAGATGTTGTTCTCGCAAAAATGAAGGAAAATGGATTCATCACTGAGCAGGAGTACAAGGAAGCCATTGGCGAAAAGATTGTTCTAGAGGAGGGGGGCGGTGGCTTCCTCGACCGAGAATATCCTTCCTATACGGATGCGGTTCTTGACGAAGCGATTTCAAAATACGGATTAACACAGGAAGAAATCTTAACTAGAGGATACAAAATTTATACTGAGATGGATCAAAACCTTCAGTCCTCACTTGAAACGATCTATTCAAATAACAACAATTTTCCAAGAGGCAAGAAGGATGCGATGGTTCAAAGTGGTTCAGTACTTCTAGATCCGGCAACTGGGGGAGTAAGAGCGCTAGTTGGAGGACGAGGGGAATCCGTTTTCCGTGGATTTAATCGAGCGACCCATTTAAAAGCTCAACCAGGTTCGACTTTAAAGCCATTAGCTGTTTATACGCCTGCACTAGAAGAAGGATATGCCTTATCCTCTGTGTTAGAAGATAAGCAACAATCATTTGGTGACTACCAACCCGAAAACTATAATAAAACATATGCTGGTGAAGTCCCTATGTATGTTGCAATGCAGGAATCTCTAAATCTTCCAGCGGTTTGGCTTTTAGATCAAATTGGTTTGAACAAAGGAATAGAATCGTTAAATAAATTTGGCATTCCACTTCAAGAAGAGGATGAACATTTAGCGATCGCACTTGGAGGTATGAACGAAGGTACTTCCCCACTCCGATTAGCGGCAGCTTATTCTGCCTTTGCCAATAAGGGGAAACGAGCTGATGATCATCTTATAACAAAAATTGAAGGTCCAACAGGAAATATTATTGCTGAACATAAAAAGAAGGTCGTACAAGTAACAACGAAAAAAGTTGCAAATGAAATAACATCCATGCTTTTAAATGTTGTGGAATCTGGAACAGGTACTGCTGCACAAATTAACGGAACACCTATTGCTGGGAAAACAGGGTCCACGCAGCTAAGCTTTTCAGGTGTTGATGGAACAAAGGATCAATGGTTTGTCGGGTATACTCCTGATCTAGTGGGTGCCATCTGGATTGGGTATGATCAGACCGACCAAGATCATTATTTATCCGGATCAAGCTCTGAAACAGTTGTTCCAATTTTTAAGAAGATTATGGAGGCGGCCATTCCATATACGGATCAAACCTCCTTTTCCGTGAAGTCTGTTAATGCTAGAATGCAAGGCGAACAAGATGCGGAAGAAACTCAAGAAGCGATTAAGGAAAAAGCAGAAAAGATTGAGCAAGTAATTAAAGAAGAGAGCTCAAAATGGAGCCAAGTAATTAATAAAATGAAAGAAGACCTAAAAACTGTCGGAGGATTATTGAAAGATAAACTTCAAGAATTTAAACAGTAAAGGTCATAAAAAAAGGAAGCTCCTAAAGCTTCCTTTTTTCTTTGCTTATTCAGATTCATTCCCAAACATATTATCATACTTTTCATTGTCGAACTGACCGTTTGGCTGATCAATGACACCACTATTATAGGCGTCCATAATTTGTGAACTAACACTGTTCTCCCCTTGCTGGTCGTAAATATAATGCGATTGCCCTTTCATCTCTTCCTTTTTCATTGATGATTAGCTCCTTTAAAGTGTATTTTCCCGCCTCTATTATTTTTCGAAAAATTGCTACAGATATACATGAATTGGGTATTGTATAATCAAAGTAAAGGAGGAGATGAACATGAGTATTACGTATAAGAAGATATTAGTTGCTGTAGACGGGTCTAAAGAAGCAGAATGGGCTTTTAAGAAATCCATCGAAGTGGCCAAACGGAACAATGCAACAATTCTATTAGCTCACATCATCGACACTCGAACTTTTGCAACCGTAGAAGCATATGACCGTACAATCGCGGAGAGAGCAGACAAGTTTGCTACAGAGCTAATGGAAAGCTATAAAGAGCAGGCATTGAATGCAGGCGTTCAACATGTAACCTATGAGATCGATTACGGCTCTCCAAAGGTGAAAATCCCTAAAGACTTAGCGAAAAAACATGAAGTAGATTTAATTATTTGTGGAGCAACTGGATTGAATGCGGTAGAACGTTTTTTAATTGGAAGCGTTTCCGAACATATTACCCGTTATGCACGCTGTGATGTTTTGGTTGTTCGTACAGAAAAAGAATAAATAACGCAGGAAAGCACGCTATTAGTCATTAGCGTGCTTTTCTTGCTTTTACTTTAACTTTGATTTTGCTTTAACGATGGCCTCTTCTACCTGTGCAAACCCTGTT from Robertmurraya sp. FSL R5-0851 includes the following:
- a CDS encoding transglycosylase domain-containing protein; the protein is MERFETFRNVITRFWRNTHITQFLLLLLLVFVLFAILYFAFLASQANVQTLKEGLKQSTVIYDKDGDVATEISTNRNKGVEISELPDYVGNAVVAIEDHRFYVHNGFDLKGITRAFFKNLFAGRITGGGSTLTQQLTKNALLSPERTYKRKIEELFLALEIEKKYEKDEILQMYINQVYFGHGAWGIDQAAAKYFNKTASELTISESALLAGLLQAPSARNPYQNYDAAIERRDVVLAKMKENGFITEQEYKEAIGEKIVLEEGGGGFLDREYPSYTDAVLDEAISKYGLTQEEILTRGYKIYTEMDQNLQSSLETIYSNNNNFPRGKKDAMVQSGSVLLDPATGGVRALVGGRGESVFRGFNRATHLKAQPGSTLKPLAVYTPALEEGYALSSVLEDKQQSFGDYQPENYNKTYAGEVPMYVAMQESLNLPAVWLLDQIGLNKGIESLNKFGIPLQEEDEHLAIALGGMNEGTSPLRLAAAYSAFANKGKRADDHLITKIEGPTGNIIAEHKKKVVQVTTKKVANEITSMLLNVVESGTGTAAQINGTPIAGKTGSTQLSFSGVDGTKDQWFVGYTPDLVGAIWIGYDQTDQDHYLSGSSSETVVPIFKKIMEAAIPYTDQTSFSVKSVNARMQGEQDAEETQEAIKEKAEKIEQVIKEESSKWSQVINKMKEDLKTVGGLLKDKLQEFKQ
- a CDS encoding universal stress protein, translating into MSITYKKILVAVDGSKEAEWAFKKSIEVAKRNNATILLAHIIDTRTFATVEAYDRTIAERADKFATELMESYKEQALNAGVQHVTYEIDYGSPKVKIPKDLAKKHEVDLIICGATGLNAVERFLIGSVSEHITRYARCDVLVVRTEKE